One genomic window of Solanum stenotomum isolate F172 chromosome 9, ASM1918654v1, whole genome shotgun sequence includes the following:
- the LOC125876304 gene encoding ent-kaurene synthase, chloroplastic isoform X1: MSATFIFPAASSSSSSSYLSVVKHQTIRDTNTLTTNTIPSRRLDGGLSFTQHSHFTAACVVDATRGPDFALQCNEATKERIRKLFHKVEFSVSSYDTAWVAMVPSPHSAKVPCFPECLHWVLHNQLEDGSWGLPHHQPLLLKDVLSSTLACVLALKRWGIGEQLISKGLRFIELNFASATDKDQYSPIGFDVIFPGMLEYAQHLSLKLHLESRVFNELLHKRAIQLTRSYDSSSLELNAYLAYVSEGMGELQDWKMVMKYQRKNGSLFNSPSTTAASLIHLHDSGCLDYLRGALKKFGNAVPTIYPINIHARLCMVDNLKKLGICRHFAVEIQNVLDETYRCWLQGEDEIFTSAGTCSMAFRILRGYGYNISSDPVAQFLEQEQCSGHLNDIYTMLDLYQALEMIIATDQPVSKKLNSSSLQSLIQRLSGEFYPQNGLTKQIHEQVDDVLKFPSHANLERVANRRNIKHYDVDNTRVLKTSYSSSNFGNKDFLTLAVEDFNLCQSIHRNELKQLERWLMQNRLDKLKFARERSAYCYFSAAATIFQPELSDARMSWAKNGVLTTVIDDFFDVGGSMEELNNLILLFKKWDVDVSTDCCSERVGIIFSALHSTISEIGDKASKWQARSVTRHITDIWLNLLNAMLREAEWARDMSVPTLDKYMANGYVSFALGPIVLPALYFVGPKLPDDVVKHPEYHSLFKLVSTCGRLLNDIRSFERESKDGKLNAVTLSVTHGNGRISEEAAIEGLSHRVEMQRKELLKLVLQREGSVVPSACKDLFWKMSKVLHQFYIKDDGFSSMGMANTVKAIIHEPITLNYLGDSKLITDYN, from the exons ATGTCTGCTACCTTTATTTTTCCTGCcgcctcctcctcctcctcctcttcttatCTTTCAG ttgtTAAGCATCAAACGATTCGTGACACAAATACACTCACAACCAACACTATTCCTAGTCGCCGCCTGGATGGGGGTTTGAGTTTCACCCAGCATTCCCATTTCACCG CAGCTTGTGTAGTTGATGCCACCCGAGGACCCGATTTTGCTCTTCAA TGCAATGAGGCGACCAAAGAAAGAATTAGGAAACTGTTCCATAAAGTTGAATTTTCCGTTTCTTCATACGATACTGCCTGGGTTGCAATGGTCCCTTCTCCACATTCTGCTAAAGTCCCATGTTTCCCTGAGTGCCTACACTGGGTGTTGCATAATCAACTTGAGGATGGATCATGGGGCCTTCCGCATCACCAACCCCTCTTACTTAAAGATGTTCTTTCCTCTACTTTGGCTTGTGTGCTTGCGCTTAAAAGATGGGGTATTGGTGAACAATTAATTAGCAAGG GTTTACGTTTTATCGAGTTAAATTTTGCTTCCGCTACTGACAAGGACCAATATTCTCCAATTGGATTTGATGTCATATTCCCTGGCATGCTTGAATATGCTCAACACTTATCTTTGAAGCTTCATTTAGAATCAAGAGTCTTTAATGAACTGCTTCATAAAAGGGCTATCCAGCTCACAAG GTCGTATGACAGCAGCTCATTGGAGCTTAATGCTTACCTCGCTTATGTGTCAGAGGGAATGGGAGAACTTCAAGACTGGAAAATGGTTATGAAATATCAGAGGAAGAATGGTTCGCTATTCAATTCACCATCTACTACAGCTGCTTCTCTTATTCACCTTCATGATTCTGGTTGCCTCGATTACCTTCGCGGTGCATTGAAAAAGTTTGGGAATGCTG TTCCAACTATCTATCCAATAAATATACATGCACGCCTTTGTATGGTCGATAATCTCAAAAAACTAGGAATTTGTCGGCATTTTGCTGTGGAAATTCAGAATGTATTGGATGAAACGTACAG atgcTGGCTGCAGGGGGAGGACGAAATCTTCACAAGTGCTGGCACTTGTTCCATGGCATTCAGGATATTGCGTGGATATGGATATAATATCTCCTCTG ATCCTGTAGCTCAGTTTCTGGAGCAAGAGCAATGTAGTGGGCATTTGAATGACATATATACTATGTTGGATTTATATCAAGCTTTAGAAATGATTATTGCTACAGACCAACCAGTTTCAAAGAAATTGAACTCATCATCCTTACAATCATTGATACAGAGACTATCAGGTGAGTTTTATCCTCAAAACGGACTCACCAAACAGATCCATGAACAG GTGGATGATGTTCTTAAGTTTCCTTCTCATGCGAACTTAGAACGGGTAGCCAACAGGAGAAATATAAAGCACTATGATGTAGATAATACAAGAGTCCTAAAAACTTCATATAG TTCATCAAATTTTGGCAACAAAGATTTCTTAACCCTGGCGGTAGAAGACTTCAACCTTTGCCAATCTATCCACCGCAACGAATTAAAACAACTTGAGAG GTGGTTAATGCAAAACAGATTGGACAAGCTGAAGTTCGCCAGAGAGAGATCTGCATACTGCTACTTTTCTGCTGCAGCCACAATTTTTCAACCTGAACTATCTGATGCCCGCATGTCATGGGCCAAGAATGGTGTACTTACTACAGTGATTGATGATTTCTTTGATGTAGGAGGTTCTATGGAAGAATTGAACAACCTAATTTTGTTGTTTAAGAA GTGGGATGTAGATGTTAGCACTGACTGCTGTTCGGAGAGAGTAGGCATTATATTTTCGGCGCTTCACAGTACTATTAGTGAGATTGGAGACAAAGCATCAAAGTGGCAAGCACGTAGTGTGACCAGACACATAACTGATATT TGGTTGAATCTACTGAATGCTATGTTAAGAGAAGCTGAATGGGCTAGAGATATGTCGGTGCCAACATTGGACAAATATATGGCCAACGGTTATGTATCATTTGCCCTAGGACCAATTGTCCTTCCGGCACTTTATTTTGTTGGGCCCAAACTCCCAGATGATGTTGTGAAACATCCTGAATACCATAGTTTATTCAAGTTAGTGAGCACTTGCGGACGTCTTCTTAATGATATCAGGAGTTTTGAG aGAGAGTCGAAGGATGGAAAACTAAATGCTGTAACCTTGAGCGTCACTCATGGAAATGGCAGAATAAGTGAGGAAGCAGCCATTGAAGGATTGAGTCACAGAGTTGAAATGCAAAGGAAAGAACTCCTGAAATTGGTTTTGCAAAGAGAGGGCAGCGTAGTTCCAAGTGCTTGCAAGGATTTGTTTTGGAAAATGAGCAAAGTGTTGCATCAATTTTACATCAAGGACGATGGTTTCAGTTCAATGGGGATGGCCAATACTGTGAAGGCAATTATTCATGAACCCATAACTCTTAACTACCTTGGGGATTCAAAACTAATTACTGATTACAATTAA
- the LOC125876304 gene encoding ent-kaurene synthase, chloroplastic isoform X2, translated as MSATFIFPAASSSSSSSYLSVVKHQTIRDTNTLTTNTIPSRRLDGGLSFTQHSHFTACVVDATRGPDFALQCNEATKERIRKLFHKVEFSVSSYDTAWVAMVPSPHSAKVPCFPECLHWVLHNQLEDGSWGLPHHQPLLLKDVLSSTLACVLALKRWGIGEQLISKGLRFIELNFASATDKDQYSPIGFDVIFPGMLEYAQHLSLKLHLESRVFNELLHKRAIQLTRSYDSSSLELNAYLAYVSEGMGELQDWKMVMKYQRKNGSLFNSPSTTAASLIHLHDSGCLDYLRGALKKFGNAVPTIYPINIHARLCMVDNLKKLGICRHFAVEIQNVLDETYRCWLQGEDEIFTSAGTCSMAFRILRGYGYNISSDPVAQFLEQEQCSGHLNDIYTMLDLYQALEMIIATDQPVSKKLNSSSLQSLIQRLSGEFYPQNGLTKQIHEQVDDVLKFPSHANLERVANRRNIKHYDVDNTRVLKTSYSSSNFGNKDFLTLAVEDFNLCQSIHRNELKQLERWLMQNRLDKLKFARERSAYCYFSAAATIFQPELSDARMSWAKNGVLTTVIDDFFDVGGSMEELNNLILLFKKWDVDVSTDCCSERVGIIFSALHSTISEIGDKASKWQARSVTRHITDIWLNLLNAMLREAEWARDMSVPTLDKYMANGYVSFALGPIVLPALYFVGPKLPDDVVKHPEYHSLFKLVSTCGRLLNDIRSFERESKDGKLNAVTLSVTHGNGRISEEAAIEGLSHRVEMQRKELLKLVLQREGSVVPSACKDLFWKMSKVLHQFYIKDDGFSSMGMANTVKAIIHEPITLNYLGDSKLITDYN; from the exons ATGTCTGCTACCTTTATTTTTCCTGCcgcctcctcctcctcctcctcttcttatCTTTCAG ttgtTAAGCATCAAACGATTCGTGACACAAATACACTCACAACCAACACTATTCCTAGTCGCCGCCTGGATGGGGGTTTGAGTTTCACCCAGCATTCCCATTTCACCG CTTGTGTAGTTGATGCCACCCGAGGACCCGATTTTGCTCTTCAA TGCAATGAGGCGACCAAAGAAAGAATTAGGAAACTGTTCCATAAAGTTGAATTTTCCGTTTCTTCATACGATACTGCCTGGGTTGCAATGGTCCCTTCTCCACATTCTGCTAAAGTCCCATGTTTCCCTGAGTGCCTACACTGGGTGTTGCATAATCAACTTGAGGATGGATCATGGGGCCTTCCGCATCACCAACCCCTCTTACTTAAAGATGTTCTTTCCTCTACTTTGGCTTGTGTGCTTGCGCTTAAAAGATGGGGTATTGGTGAACAATTAATTAGCAAGG GTTTACGTTTTATCGAGTTAAATTTTGCTTCCGCTACTGACAAGGACCAATATTCTCCAATTGGATTTGATGTCATATTCCCTGGCATGCTTGAATATGCTCAACACTTATCTTTGAAGCTTCATTTAGAATCAAGAGTCTTTAATGAACTGCTTCATAAAAGGGCTATCCAGCTCACAAG GTCGTATGACAGCAGCTCATTGGAGCTTAATGCTTACCTCGCTTATGTGTCAGAGGGAATGGGAGAACTTCAAGACTGGAAAATGGTTATGAAATATCAGAGGAAGAATGGTTCGCTATTCAATTCACCATCTACTACAGCTGCTTCTCTTATTCACCTTCATGATTCTGGTTGCCTCGATTACCTTCGCGGTGCATTGAAAAAGTTTGGGAATGCTG TTCCAACTATCTATCCAATAAATATACATGCACGCCTTTGTATGGTCGATAATCTCAAAAAACTAGGAATTTGTCGGCATTTTGCTGTGGAAATTCAGAATGTATTGGATGAAACGTACAG atgcTGGCTGCAGGGGGAGGACGAAATCTTCACAAGTGCTGGCACTTGTTCCATGGCATTCAGGATATTGCGTGGATATGGATATAATATCTCCTCTG ATCCTGTAGCTCAGTTTCTGGAGCAAGAGCAATGTAGTGGGCATTTGAATGACATATATACTATGTTGGATTTATATCAAGCTTTAGAAATGATTATTGCTACAGACCAACCAGTTTCAAAGAAATTGAACTCATCATCCTTACAATCATTGATACAGAGACTATCAGGTGAGTTTTATCCTCAAAACGGACTCACCAAACAGATCCATGAACAG GTGGATGATGTTCTTAAGTTTCCTTCTCATGCGAACTTAGAACGGGTAGCCAACAGGAGAAATATAAAGCACTATGATGTAGATAATACAAGAGTCCTAAAAACTTCATATAG TTCATCAAATTTTGGCAACAAAGATTTCTTAACCCTGGCGGTAGAAGACTTCAACCTTTGCCAATCTATCCACCGCAACGAATTAAAACAACTTGAGAG GTGGTTAATGCAAAACAGATTGGACAAGCTGAAGTTCGCCAGAGAGAGATCTGCATACTGCTACTTTTCTGCTGCAGCCACAATTTTTCAACCTGAACTATCTGATGCCCGCATGTCATGGGCCAAGAATGGTGTACTTACTACAGTGATTGATGATTTCTTTGATGTAGGAGGTTCTATGGAAGAATTGAACAACCTAATTTTGTTGTTTAAGAA GTGGGATGTAGATGTTAGCACTGACTGCTGTTCGGAGAGAGTAGGCATTATATTTTCGGCGCTTCACAGTACTATTAGTGAGATTGGAGACAAAGCATCAAAGTGGCAAGCACGTAGTGTGACCAGACACATAACTGATATT TGGTTGAATCTACTGAATGCTATGTTAAGAGAAGCTGAATGGGCTAGAGATATGTCGGTGCCAACATTGGACAAATATATGGCCAACGGTTATGTATCATTTGCCCTAGGACCAATTGTCCTTCCGGCACTTTATTTTGTTGGGCCCAAACTCCCAGATGATGTTGTGAAACATCCTGAATACCATAGTTTATTCAAGTTAGTGAGCACTTGCGGACGTCTTCTTAATGATATCAGGAGTTTTGAG aGAGAGTCGAAGGATGGAAAACTAAATGCTGTAACCTTGAGCGTCACTCATGGAAATGGCAGAATAAGTGAGGAAGCAGCCATTGAAGGATTGAGTCACAGAGTTGAAATGCAAAGGAAAGAACTCCTGAAATTGGTTTTGCAAAGAGAGGGCAGCGTAGTTCCAAGTGCTTGCAAGGATTTGTTTTGGAAAATGAGCAAAGTGTTGCATCAATTTTACATCAAGGACGATGGTTTCAGTTCAATGGGGATGGCCAATACTGTGAAGGCAATTATTCATGAACCCATAACTCTTAACTACCTTGGGGATTCAAAACTAATTACTGATTACAATTAA